Genomic window (Paenibacillus sp. PK3_47):
CGATAACGTAATTCCTTATATCGGCGGGGAAGAAGAGAAGAGTGAGCAGGAGCCGCTGCGGATCTGGGGCAGCGTTTCGGAGAACGGGGTTGTCAAAGCAGAATCTCCAGTTATCACTACACAGTGTATCCGTGTGCCGGTAGCTGATGGCCACATGGCTGCGGTATTTGCTTCCTTTGAACAAAAGCCTTCCCAGGAAGAAATTCTGGAAGCGTGGAACAGCTTCAAAGGACGTCCGCAGGAGCTGGAATTGCCAAGTGCACCTAAGCAGTTCATCACTTATTTCCAGGAAGAGAACCGTCCTCAAACAGGACTTGACCGTGATATTGAGAACGGCATGGGTATTTCGGCAGGCAGACTCCGTGAAGATACGCTGTATGATTACAAATTCGTCAGCCTGTCCCACAATACGGTGAGAGGTGCAGCCGGCGGTGCCGTACTGATCGCAGAACTGCTCAAAGCTGAAGGATATATTCAGCCAAAACAAAACTAAGCTTTAATTGCAATAATAACAGCCTGCCGGATCTTGCCGGCAGGCTGTTTGCGTAAATCCCTGACATTCTGCTTAATATAATGTTACACTAGAAAAGCTGATCTAAAGATTATATATAGGCGAAAACAATGACTGAACACCAATGGAGTGATATTGTGGCAAAGAGCAAAGGCGGCGGTACCGGCAGAGGAACAGGCAGCAAGGGCTGGACCCGCTGGAACAAGACGGCGAAGCCTGCAAAACCGAAATTTCTGACTTCCGGCGGAGGCGCCAAAGGAACCGGCGCAGCCAAAGACAGCAGCGGATCCGCTAACAAGAACAGCGGAAAGTAGGCCTGAAATGAGAATAGACAAATATATGAGCATGACAGGAGTGTATTCGCGCAGAGAGACGGGCAGATTAATTGCAGCCGGCCGGATAACCATTAATCATACGGTGTGTGAAAAAGATGCAGAGGTAGAGCCCGGCGATCTTGTGGCTGTTGACGGAGAACCCGTAAGTCTCAGCACAGAGTCGCCGGTCTATCTGGCCCTTAATAAGCCGCTTGGCATCACCTGCACGGCGGCCCG
Coding sequences:
- a CDS encoding DUF3934 family protein, which codes for MVAKSKGGGTGRGTGSKGWTRWNKTAKPAKPKFLTSGGGAKGTGAAKDSSGSANKNSGK